In Halorientalis sp. LT38, a genomic segment contains:
- a CDS encoding oxidoreductase: MSEWTTVQMPDLTGKTVIVTGANSGLGFEATEAFAASGAEVVMACRSRDRGESAAEEIRSEQPAADLSVSKLDLADLEDVAAFAERFRESHDDLHVLCNNAGVMAIPRSETADGFETQFGVNHLGHFALTGHLLSVLRDTDGESRVITQSSGLHERGEMDFSDLQGEDDYDEWGAYAQSKLANLLFAFELDRRLDAAGIDSVTSVGCHPGYAATNLQYRGPEESGSRLRLLAMKVANAVFAQDAADGALPMLYAATAPEISGGEYIGPSGFMNMRGPPAEDTPSRRSRDPERAARLWEVSEELTGVSYDLPEATVASEE; the protein is encoded by the coding sequence ATGTCCGAGTGGACGACCGTGCAGATGCCGGACCTCACAGGGAAGACGGTGATCGTGACCGGCGCGAACAGCGGCCTCGGCTTCGAGGCCACGGAGGCCTTCGCCGCCAGCGGCGCGGAGGTGGTCATGGCCTGCCGGAGCCGCGACCGCGGCGAGTCCGCGGCCGAGGAGATCCGGAGCGAACAGCCGGCCGCCGACCTCTCGGTCTCGAAACTGGACCTGGCCGACCTCGAGGACGTGGCGGCGTTCGCCGAGCGGTTCCGGGAGAGCCACGACGACCTGCACGTCCTCTGTAACAACGCGGGCGTGATGGCGATCCCCCGGAGCGAGACGGCCGACGGCTTCGAGACGCAGTTCGGCGTCAACCACCTCGGCCACTTCGCGCTGACCGGCCACCTGCTCTCCGTCCTCCGGGACACCGACGGCGAGAGCCGCGTGATCACCCAGTCGAGCGGGCTCCACGAACGCGGCGAGATGGACTTCTCTGATCTTCAGGGCGAGGACGACTACGACGAGTGGGGCGCCTACGCCCAGAGCAAACTGGCGAACCTCCTCTTTGCCTTCGAGCTGGATCGCCGCCTCGACGCGGCCGGCATCGATTCGGTCACCAGCGTCGGCTGTCATCCGGGATACGCCGCCACCAACCTCCAGTATCGCGGCCCCGAGGAGTCGGGGTCGCGGCTCCGACTGCTCGCGATGAAGGTCGCCAACGCGGTCTTCGCGCAGGACGCCGCCGACGGCGCGCTGCCGATGCTCTACGCCGCGACCGCCCCCGAAATTTCGGGTGGAGAATACATCGGACCCAGCGGGTTCATGAACATGCGCGGGCCGCCGGCCGAGGACACTCCCTCACGGCGCTCCCGGGACCCCGAACGCGCCGCCCGGCTCTGGGAGGTGTCCGAGGAACTGACGGGCGTGAGTTACGACCTGCCAGAGGCGACCGTTGCGTCGGAGGAGTGA
- a CDS encoding rhodanese-like domain-containing protein translates to MVEELSPARLQEKLEDGADVQVVDTRSARQFAAGHVPGAENVPYGELAGRIDQVEWGEEVVLVCQEGISSVQAGRLLESYEGIDDDTTVASLAGGYDAWEFDLETE, encoded by the coding sequence ATGGTCGAGGAACTCTCGCCGGCGCGACTACAGGAAAAACTCGAGGACGGCGCGGACGTCCAGGTCGTCGACACCCGGTCGGCGCGACAGTTCGCCGCCGGGCACGTCCCCGGCGCCGAGAACGTCCCCTACGGCGAGCTGGCCGGACGGATCGACCAGGTCGAGTGGGGCGAGGAGGTCGTCCTCGTCTGCCAGGAGGGGATCAGTTCGGTCCAGGCGGGCCGACTGCTGGAATCCTACGAGGGAATCGACGACGACACCACGGTCGCGAGCCTCGCGGGCGGCTACGACGCCTGGGAGTTCGACCTCGAGACGGAGTAG
- a CDS encoding FAD-dependent oxidoreductase → MAEPFVVVGGDAAGLSAASKCKREAPEREVVVYEKGAWVSYAHCGEPYFVKGEVEKLEDLLSLTPEDVAERDIDLHRNHEVVGVSPDEKTVTVDGPDGEFEQDYGDLLVATGARPVTGPIQGSDLDGAFPVHGLDDAAAIRAFLLDPDEDALADVGGEAYVDRERVERFGAMEPPETAAIVGGGYVGVEMAEALSAHGLDVHVFQRGERPLGPFGEAVGDAVVDHLREQGVTWHLNEEVARLTGDGRVEHLECVGGSALDTELAVVGVGVRPNTDLLDGTDVEIGEDGAVVVDEHGQTSVDGVYAAGDCAEDDHVVTGESAWVPLGLTANRAGRAVGTTVAGDPTPVGTIAGTAVVKAFDLECGRVGLLEDGAREAGFDPVSETITAGSRSGYYPGAAETTVTLVADRESERLLGGSIVGTDRAAIRIDTVATALEGEMTVGDLERTDLAYAPPFSPVWDPILVAAKVLGGKLED, encoded by the coding sequence ATGGCAGAGCCATTCGTGGTCGTCGGCGGCGACGCCGCGGGACTGAGCGCCGCGAGCAAGTGCAAACGCGAGGCCCCGGAGCGCGAGGTGGTCGTCTACGAGAAGGGCGCGTGGGTCTCCTACGCCCACTGCGGGGAACCCTACTTCGTGAAGGGCGAGGTCGAGAAACTCGAGGACCTCCTCTCGCTGACCCCCGAGGACGTCGCGGAGCGCGACATCGACCTCCACCGGAACCACGAGGTCGTCGGCGTCTCGCCAGACGAGAAGACGGTCACCGTCGATGGTCCGGACGGGGAGTTCGAGCAGGACTACGGCGACCTGCTCGTCGCGACCGGCGCGCGGCCGGTGACCGGCCCGATCCAGGGCTCGGACCTCGACGGCGCGTTTCCGGTCCACGGGCTGGACGACGCGGCCGCCATCCGCGCCTTCCTGCTCGACCCCGACGAGGACGCGCTGGCAGACGTCGGTGGCGAGGCCTACGTCGACCGCGAGCGCGTCGAGCGGTTCGGCGCGATGGAACCCCCGGAGACAGCGGCCATCGTCGGCGGCGGTTACGTCGGCGTCGAGATGGCCGAGGCCCTCTCCGCCCACGGGCTGGACGTCCACGTCTTCCAGCGCGGCGAACGTCCGCTGGGCCCGTTCGGCGAGGCCGTCGGCGACGCGGTCGTCGACCACCTCCGCGAGCAGGGCGTCACCTGGCACCTGAACGAGGAGGTCGCGCGCCTGACCGGCGACGGCCGCGTCGAGCACCTGGAGTGTGTCGGCGGGAGCGCGCTCGATACCGAACTGGCCGTCGTCGGCGTCGGCGTCCGGCCGAACACCGACCTGCTCGACGGGACCGACGTCGAAATCGGCGAAGACGGGGCCGTCGTGGTCGACGAGCACGGCCAGACCAGCGTCGACGGCGTCTACGCGGCGGGCGACTGCGCAGAGGACGACCACGTCGTGACCGGCGAGTCGGCGTGGGTGCCGCTGGGGCTGACCGCCAACCGCGCGGGCCGGGCCGTCGGCACGACGGTCGCGGGCGATCCGACCCCCGTGGGGACCATCGCGGGCACGGCCGTCGTCAAGGCCTTCGACCTGGAGTGCGGTCGGGTCGGCCTGCTCGAAGACGGTGCGCGCGAGGCCGGGTTCGACCCCGTCAGCGAGACGATCACCGCCGGGTCGCGGTCGGGCTACTACCCCGGCGCGGCCGAGACGACGGTGACGCTCGTCGCCGACCGGGAGAGCGAGCGCCTGCTCGGCGGGAGCATCGTCGGCACCGACCGCGCCGCGATCCGGATCGACACGGTCGCGACGGCACTGGAGGGCGAGATGACCGTCGGTGACCTGGAGCGGACGGACCTGGCCTACGCCCCGCCCTTTAGCCCCGTCTGGGACCCGATCCTCGTCGCCGCGAAGGTGCTCGGCGGGAAACTGGAAGATTGA
- a CDS encoding HVO_0416 family zinc finger protein: MASAQSDDELFDQFLTERGHETEPVGWDQSYNKKQCPECGGLHDTGATECSVCGWGPTN; the protein is encoded by the coding sequence ATGGCGTCAGCACAGAGCGACGACGAGCTATTCGATCAGTTCCTCACGGAGCGCGGGCACGAGACGGAGCCGGTCGGCTGGGACCAGAGCTACAACAAAAAGCAGTGCCCGGAGTGTGGCGGCCTCCACGACACCGGCGCGACGGAGTGTTCGGTGTGCGGCTGGGGACCAACTAACTGA
- a CDS encoding glutaredoxin family protein — protein sequence MPAVTVYSRENCHLCEEAKAAIEDVAADVDSEVTIEEVDVDEDPDLREEYGERVPYVFVDGQPKFKFRVDAAELRRELES from the coding sequence ATGCCCGCGGTCACCGTCTACTCCCGCGAGAACTGCCACCTCTGCGAGGAGGCCAAGGCGGCCATCGAGGACGTGGCCGCCGACGTCGATTCCGAGGTGACGATCGAGGAGGTCGACGTCGACGAAGACCCCGACCTCCGCGAGGAGTACGGCGAACGCGTCCCCTACGTGTTCGTCGACGGCCAGCCGAAGTTCAAGTTCCGCGTCGACGCCGCCGAACTCCGGCGGGAACTGGAATCCTGA
- a CDS encoding MBL fold metallo-hydrolase, giving the protein MDVRFLGGAGEVGRSAILVDDSLLLDFGTLTGTPPQYPVETPEPDAVVVSHGHLDHVGSIPTLLSGDRRPPIHWTPPTRELTLTLARDTLKLHGGTYDCPFTGEEIRRVTQVSETHGYREPFEAAGYEITFFDAGHIPGSAHVLVDDRDTRMLYTGDFHTSDHRGSDAPASRTDRHGRPIRGQRLVSGTTARPDADAVICESTYSDVEHEARASVEERFVESIQTTLWEGGTVVVPAFAIGRTQEMLMICAAHDIPCYVDGMGTQVTKMLLRHPEFVRDGDALRRAKSHARFVTGRDGQRERIADQNTVIVTTSGMLSGGPAMTYIPAIRDRPVNKIAMTGYQVEGTPGRELLDTGSAEIDGRVMPVAAQVEQYDFSAHADRDGLLAFLDAYADTPVLVNHGDRCAAFADELRADGFEADAPENGAVLTI; this is encoded by the coding sequence ATGGACGTACGGTTTCTGGGCGGCGCGGGCGAGGTCGGCCGGAGCGCCATCCTCGTCGACGACTCCTTGCTGCTCGACTTCGGGACGCTGACGGGCACGCCGCCCCAGTACCCCGTAGAGACGCCGGAACCCGACGCCGTCGTCGTCTCCCACGGCCACCTCGACCACGTCGGCTCGATCCCGACGCTCCTGTCCGGTGACCGCCGGCCACCGATCCACTGGACGCCGCCGACGCGTGAGCTGACGCTGACGCTGGCGCGCGACACGCTCAAACTGCACGGCGGCACGTACGACTGTCCGTTCACCGGCGAGGAGATTCGGCGGGTCACGCAGGTCTCCGAGACCCACGGCTACCGCGAGCCGTTCGAGGCGGCCGGCTACGAGATCACCTTCTTCGACGCGGGGCACATCCCCGGGAGCGCGCACGTCCTCGTCGACGACAGAGACACGCGAATGCTCTACACCGGCGACTTCCACACGTCAGATCACCGCGGGAGCGACGCTCCCGCGAGCCGCACGGATCGACACGGCAGGCCGATCCGTGGACAACGACTCGTGTCGGGAACGACCGCACGCCCCGACGCCGACGCCGTGATCTGCGAGAGCACCTACTCCGACGTCGAGCACGAGGCCCGGGCGAGCGTCGAGGAGCGGTTCGTCGAGAGCATCCAGACCACGCTCTGGGAGGGCGGGACCGTCGTCGTTCCGGCCTTCGCCATCGGGCGGACCCAGGAGATGCTCATGATCTGCGCGGCCCACGATATCCCCTGCTACGTCGACGGGATGGGCACCCAGGTGACGAAGATGCTCCTCCGACACCCCGAATTCGTCCGCGACGGCGACGCGCTCCGGCGGGCGAAGTCCCACGCGCGCTTCGTCACCGGACGCGACGGCCAGCGCGAGCGCATCGCCGACCAGAACACCGTGATCGTCACGACCAGCGGGATGCTCTCGGGCGGGCCGGCGATGACCTATATCCCGGCGATCAGGGACCGGCCGGTGAACAAGATCGCCATGACCGGCTACCAGGTCGAGGGGACGCCCGGCCGGGAACTGCTCGACACCGGGAGCGCCGAGATCGACGGCCGGGTCATGCCCGTCGCCGCGCAGGTCGAACAGTACGACTTCTCCGCGCACGCGGACCGTGACGGACTGCTGGCGTTCCTCGACGCCTACGCGGATACGCCTGTCCTGGTCAACCACGGCGACAGGTGCGCGGCGTTCGCCGACGAGTTACGGGCGGACGGGTTCGAGGCTGACGCGCCGGAGAACGGGGCCGTGCTGACGATTTGA
- a CDS encoding DUF6360 family protein, protein MANRILTVNAYTTFDLLDGRVEGHGFEEEALAVLNVTAPRNDPDHVQLQLELDNTQLSDVEPHADHVSLSAAEARELAAELESHAEKVEAAQSE, encoded by the coding sequence ATGGCAAATCGCATTCTCACGGTCAACGCGTACACGACGTTCGACCTGCTGGACGGCCGCGTCGAGGGCCACGGTTTCGAGGAGGAGGCACTGGCGGTGCTGAACGTGACCGCGCCCAGGAACGACCCCGACCACGTGCAACTGCAACTCGAACTCGACAACACGCAGCTCTCTGACGTCGAGCCACACGCCGATCACGTCTCGCTCTCGGCGGCGGAGGCCCGCGAACTCGCGGCGGAACTCGAGTCCCACGCCGAGAAGGTCGAGGCCGCCCAGTCGGAGTGA
- a CDS encoding ArsR/SmtB family transcription factor — MAEERSIEEVLDTIGDENAREILAAISIEPRSAKELAEECDLSLPTVYRRIEILEEHDLVKDRTLVADDGNHYKIYESNFDSTVISLEEEGEYRVRIYREENLPDRFSQLWDELNPE, encoded by the coding sequence GTGGCAGAGGAACGTAGTATCGAGGAGGTTCTCGACACCATCGGGGACGAGAACGCGCGCGAGATTCTGGCCGCCATCAGCATCGAGCCCCGCTCGGCCAAGGAACTGGCCGAGGAGTGTGATCTGTCGCTGCCGACGGTCTACCGCCGCATCGAGATCCTGGAGGAACACGACCTCGTGAAGGATCGGACGCTGGTCGCCGACGACGGCAACCACTACAAGATCTACGAGTCCAACTTCGACAGTACGGTGATCTCGCTGGAGGAGGAAGGCGAGTACCGGGTGCGCATCTACCGGGAGGAGAACCTCCCCGATCGATTCAGCCAGCTCTGGGACGAACTCAACCCCGAGTAG
- a CDS encoding DUF302 domain-containing protein: MDRRTLLALLGTSAAAGLAGCGGPEDQASPTGSPTDQEDTPMTQDETATTEEEQTTEDDGAGEGQMDDGLVTVTVDQSVDATVQRIQRDVENSDMTILATVDHAQNAASVDRDLPPTRLVMVGNPEVGTPLMQASRSVAIDLPQKLLVWDDNGQTMVTYNDPQYLARRHGIEGENERLNAIGSALRDLATGSDRQEGTATGTPTPTATTTDGS; the protein is encoded by the coding sequence ATGGACCGACGGACACTGCTCGCGCTCCTCGGGACGTCGGCCGCCGCCGGCCTCGCCGGCTGTGGCGGCCCCGAGGACCAGGCGTCGCCGACCGGATCGCCGACCGACCAGGAGGACACGCCCATGACTCAGGACGAGACTGCCACGACCGAGGAAGAACAGACGACGGAAGACGACGGGGCCGGCGAGGGCCAGATGGACGACGGTCTCGTCACCGTCACCGTCGACCAGAGCGTCGACGCGACGGTCCAGCGAATCCAGCGCGACGTCGAAAACTCGGACATGACGATCCTCGCGACGGTCGACCACGCCCAGAACGCCGCCTCCGTCGACCGGGACCTCCCGCCGACGCGGCTCGTCATGGTCGGGAACCCCGAGGTGGGGACCCCGCTGATGCAGGCGTCCCGCTCGGTCGCCATCGACCTCCCACAGAAGCTCCTGGTCTGGGACGACAACGGCCAGACGATGGTCACCTACAACGACCCGCAGTATCTCGCCCGCCGCCACGGCATCGAGGGGGAGAACGAACGGCTCAACGCGATCGGCTCCGCGCTGCGCGACCTCGCGACCGGAAGCGACCGCCAGGAGGGGACGGCGACGGGAACGCCGACTCCGACGGCGACCACGACCGACGGCAGTTGA
- a CDS encoding PadR family transcriptional regulator, with product MSTSPLVNTLIQELSAGDELEAASPDAPGTGQEGDPEQVLSSVMERLAVDESFGFDDEIVKQNLDEILIALIALRDGTHGKALIDDLSRLFDAQLSPGTVYPRLHDIEDDDVLSMHELVRTKEYSVADESAARSQIEGAMYHHLALGLFLHDSLEAL from the coding sequence GTGAGCACGAGTCCGCTGGTGAATACGCTGATACAAGAACTCTCGGCCGGTGACGAACTGGAGGCCGCGTCCCCAGACGCGCCAGGCACTGGCCAGGAGGGCGACCCCGAGCAGGTGTTGTCTTCGGTCATGGAGCGACTGGCCGTCGACGAGTCGTTCGGTTTCGACGACGAGATCGTCAAGCAGAATCTGGACGAGATCCTCATCGCACTGATCGCGCTGCGGGACGGCACCCACGGCAAGGCGCTGATCGACGACCTGTCGCGGCTGTTCGACGCGCAGCTCAGTCCGGGGACGGTCTACCCCCGTCTCCACGACATCGAAGACGACGACGTGCTGTCGATGCACGAGCTGGTCCGAACCAAAGAGTACTCCGTCGCAGACGAGTCCGCGGCGCGATCGCAGATCGAAGGGGCGATGTACCACCACCTCGCGCTGGGACTCTTCCTCCACGACTCCCTCGAGGCGCTGTAG
- a CDS encoding nitrite/sulfite reductase, translating to MPSKVENWKSEVYGNDIRDHLMEFAEEGWESIPDDEQDAWFERFKWWGLYHQRSGQESYFMMRIGTPNGVIEPGQLEVIGEVAKEYATGPAENPEFGDAYCDWTTRQSIQLHWIKLEDIPEIFDKLESNGLSAQQACGDSWRNIVGCPVAGKDEHEHIDAWPVAEELHETFKGNDDYTNLPRKWKVSVTGCDQGCGQGDINDLAFEPAEKDGELGFNVRVGGGLARKEARLARDIDVWVPPEQASDVAAGMSALFREYGDRDDRFNARIKFLVDEWGPEKVRSVLQEEFVDFELPTAGEDMRDQYTYNAGGDDVHGDHVGVHQQPDGNYYVGLNVLVGRMGADDTLELAELAEEYGSGEVRLTQRQNVIVTDVPEDDLDEFLEEPLLEDYSPDPHPFMRGSIACTGTEFCSLSITETKNRQVRYARWLKENVELPDGVQDFHIHLSGCTASCAQPQIADVSLRGMKTRKDGEPVEAFDIGLGGGLGENPQFADWVEMRVAADEVPGYIENLLAAYEAEREAGESFREFIAARDEEALQDLAEAEETSYDDPYMHNTKMTWYPYADEDDMNASPAPTDGTGQPIPSDD from the coding sequence ATGCCGAGCAAGGTCGAGAACTGGAAATCTGAGGTCTACGGAAACGACATCCGTGATCATCTCATGGAGTTCGCGGAGGAGGGCTGGGAGTCGATCCCCGACGACGAGCAGGACGCCTGGTTCGAGCGGTTCAAGTGGTGGGGACTGTACCACCAGCGATCGGGGCAGGAGAGCTACTTCATGATGCGCATCGGGACGCCCAACGGCGTGATCGAACCCGGGCAACTCGAGGTCATCGGCGAGGTCGCGAAGGAGTACGCGACCGGCCCGGCCGAGAACCCCGAGTTCGGCGACGCCTACTGCGACTGGACGACCCGCCAGTCGATCCAGCTCCACTGGATCAAACTCGAGGACATCCCGGAGATCTTCGACAAACTCGAATCCAACGGGCTCTCTGCCCAGCAGGCCTGCGGCGACTCCTGGCGCAACATCGTCGGCTGTCCCGTCGCCGGGAAGGACGAACACGAACACATCGACGCCTGGCCCGTCGCGGAGGAACTCCACGAGACGTTCAAGGGCAACGACGACTACACGAACCTGCCCCGGAAGTGGAAGGTGTCAGTGACGGGGTGTGACCAGGGCTGTGGCCAGGGCGACATCAACGACCTCGCCTTCGAGCCCGCCGAGAAGGACGGCGAACTCGGCTTCAACGTCCGGGTCGGCGGCGGCCTCGCCCGCAAGGAGGCCCGCCTCGCCCGCGACATCGACGTCTGGGTGCCCCCGGAGCAGGCCAGCGACGTCGCCGCCGGGATGTCCGCGCTGTTCCGCGAGTACGGCGACCGCGACGACCGCTTCAACGCCCGCATCAAGTTCCTCGTCGACGAGTGGGGCCCCGAGAAGGTCCGCTCGGTCCTGCAGGAGGAGTTCGTCGACTTCGAGCTCCCCACCGCGGGCGAGGACATGCGCGACCAATACACCTACAACGCCGGGGGCGACGACGTTCACGGCGACCACGTGGGCGTCCACCAGCAGCCCGACGGCAATTACTACGTCGGCCTGAACGTCCTCGTCGGCCGGATGGGCGCCGACGACACGCTGGAACTCGCCGAACTCGCCGAGGAGTACGGCTCCGGCGAAGTACGTCTGACCCAGCGCCAGAACGTCATCGTCACCGACGTGCCCGAGGACGACCTCGACGAGTTCCTCGAGGAACCGCTGCTCGAGGACTACTCGCCCGACCCGCACCCGTTCATGCGCGGCTCGATCGCCTGTACCGGCACGGAGTTCTGTTCGCTCTCGATCACCGAGACGAAGAACCGCCAGGTCCGCTACGCCCGCTGGCTGAAGGAGAACGTCGAACTCCCCGACGGCGTGCAGGACTTCCACATCCACCTCTCGGGCTGTACGGCCTCCTGCGCCCAGCCCCAGATCGCCGACGTCTCCCTGCGGGGCATGAAGACCCGGAAGGACGGCGAACCGGTCGAGGCCTTCGACATCGGCCTCGGCGGCGGTCTCGGCGAGAACCCGCAGTTCGCCGACTGGGTCGAGATGCGCGTCGCCGCCGACGAGGTCCCCGGCTACATCGAGAACCTGCTCGCCGCCTACGAGGCCGAGCGCGAAGCGGGCGAGAGCTTTCGGGAGTTCATCGCGGCCCGCGACGAGGAGGCCCTGCAGGACCTCGCCGAGGCCGAGGAGACGAGCTACGACGACCCGTACATGCACAACACGAAGATGACGTGGTACCCCTACGCCGACGAGGACGACATGAACGCCTCGCCGGCGCCGACGGACGGCACCGGCCAGCCGATCCCCTCCGACGACTAG
- a CDS encoding CPCC family cysteine-rich protein: protein MEPDGNPASRELGFCPCCGYQSLPEDQPGSYEVCPVCDWMDDPVQFHNPAYVGDTNHVSLSEARENFAEHGACTAGAAPETRDPRDGERRDPNWPYEE, encoded by the coding sequence ATGGAACCCGACGGGAACCCGGCTTCGCGTGAACTCGGCTTCTGCCCATGCTGTGGCTACCAGTCCCTCCCGGAGGACCAGCCGGGATCCTACGAGGTCTGTCCCGTCTGCGACTGGATGGACGACCCCGTCCAGTTCCACAATCCTGCCTACGTGGGTGACACCAACCACGTCTCGCTGTCGGAGGCCCGCGAGAACTTCGCGGAACACGGCGCCTGCACGGCGGGAGCGGCGCCGGAGACCCGCGACCCGCGCGACGGCGAGCGCCGGGACCCGAACTGGCCGTACGAGGAGTAG
- a CDS encoding DUF7521 family protein, producing MVETVAIARGILVLLRLVTFALTLGITLISFQAYRKKQSEKLQSAFIGFAFISMGVAVTNVITQLGAGGDPSSLTNIFLQMTETIPFIIGFAMLYVSLYR from the coding sequence ATGGTCGAGACGGTGGCGATCGCGCGCGGGATCCTCGTCCTCCTGCGTCTCGTCACGTTCGCGCTGACGCTCGGCATCACGCTGATCAGCTTCCAGGCCTACCGGAAGAAACAGTCGGAGAAACTCCAGTCGGCCTTCATCGGCTTCGCCTTCATCAGCATGGGCGTCGCCGTCACGAACGTCATCACCCAGCTGGGTGCCGGCGGGGACCCCTCCTCGCTCACCAATATCTTCCTTCAGATGACCGAGACGATCCCGTTTATCATCGGCTTCGCCATGCTGTACGTCTCGCTGTACCGCTGA
- a CDS encoding cupin domain-containing protein, whose product MAEEFAIVDAGEIGTEPFPISGVEHAKLTELLGAEDMRVNALILEPDDVVDYHTHERQEEIYVCTKGPGQVYIDGDLHEVPEGGVVRVGAAVPRQLLNTTESATHRWVMFGAPPVGTVEEFGEYVRSDGGYGSETE is encoded by the coding sequence ATGGCCGAGGAATTTGCTATCGTCGACGCCGGAGAAATCGGGACCGAACCGTTTCCGATATCCGGCGTCGAACATGCGAAACTTACGGAGCTTCTCGGTGCCGAAGACATGCGAGTCAACGCGCTCATCCTCGAGCCCGACGACGTCGTCGACTATCACACTCACGAGCGCCAGGAAGAGATTTACGTCTGCACGAAGGGTCCGGGCCAGGTGTACATCGACGGGGACCTCCACGAGGTGCCGGAGGGTGGCGTAGTACGCGTTGGGGCAGCTGTCCCGAGGCAACTGCTCAACACGACGGAGTCAGCCACCCATCGGTGGGTGATGTTCGGTGCCCCACCTGTCGGAACGGTGGAGGAATTCGGCGAATACGTCCGCTCGGACGGTGGCTACGGTTCCGAGACAGAATGA